From a region of the Oryza sativa Japonica Group chromosome 6, ASM3414082v1 genome:
- the LOC112939253 gene encoding succinate dehydrogenase subunit 8B, mitochondrial encodes MIYRKWSLLSSTILIWGGAATAGLAGVFLFNAKEKFQKYLSGEGQRLRQQDRAAMGKN; translated from the exons ATGATCTACCGCAAGTGGTCGCTGCTCTCCTCCACCATCCTCATCtggggcggcgccgccaccgccggcctcgccgGGGTCTTCCTCTTCAACGCCAAG GAGAAGTTCCAGAAGTATCTTTCCGGTGAAGGCCAGAGGCTCAGGCAGCAGGACAGAGCGGCGATGGGCAAGAACTAG
- the LOC4339960 gene encoding FCS-Like Zinc finger 15 produces MMESRYVKVDSRFFLVDDNSSSSSSSCAAAGGGGGDGDYHYLDACFLCKRDITFNRHIFMYKGNAAFCSDDCRQDQMDMDSALAAVKRRHRTLQRSRDMSSSSSPAPAAAQCAANEAGLFAVIPRRPTVADLTTHAAPAVSGTV; encoded by the exons ATGATGGAGTCGAGGTACGTCAAGGTGGATTcgcgcttcttcctcgtcgacgacaactcctcctcctcctcctcctcctgcgccgccgccggcggcggtggcggcgacggcgattaCCACTACCTCGACGCCTGCTTCCTCTGCAAGCGGGACATCACCTTCAACCGCCACATCTTCATGTACAA GGGGAACGCGGCGTTCTGCAGCGACGACTGCAGGCAGGACCAGATGGACATGGactccgcgctcgccgccgtcaagcgCCGCCACCGCACGCTGCAACGCAGCAGGGAcatgtcgtcctcctcctcgccggcgccggctgcggCACAGTGCGCCGCCAACGAGGCGGGCCTCTTCGCGGTGATCCCCCGCCGCCCCACCGTCGCTGACCTCACCACCCACGCTGCTCCCGCCGTGTCTGGCACTGTGTGA
- the LOC4339961 gene encoding pentatricopeptide repeat-containing protein At5g16420, mitochondrial — MAARRWAWGPPARAFSTITAKATVPLAHLAELPTSLPTSRYTVTPPVQPWPRRLTARSLARLLLRLPTPHLAVLAFRHALFHAAPPLPPSLPVFAAVLSRLPAADPALLPPVLSALRAANLPAFSDRPFLPLLRSLPPLPSLRLFLSLPSFNSHPSVRSFNALLHSLVSARRLRLAAALFRAAPTKLYITPNLVSCNILLKGLVGIGDLDAALKVLDEMPGLGITPDVVTYTTVLSAYCGKGDIEGAQKLFDDIIASGRRPDVTMYTVLIDGYCQCGNLQDAARIMDEMEAARVQPNEVTYSVVIEACCKEEKPIEARDFMREMLGAGYVPDTALGAKVVDVLCQDGKSEEAYQLWRWMEKKNVPPDNMVTSTLIYWLCKNGMVREARNLFDELERGFKPSLLTYNSLISGLCENEELQEAGRVWDDMVERGYEPNAMTYEALIKGLCKTGKPNEGATVFEEMVSRGCKPSSLLFQVLVDSLSEPRHEDTIRKILETAALYGRYFLDGDSWEIFVRKVVNATDTSNKHLDLVLDM, encoded by the coding sequence ATGGCTGCGCGCCGCTGGGCTTGGGGACCTCCAGCCCGCGCCTTCTCCACCATCACCGCGAAGGCCACCGTGCCGCTCGCCCACCTGGCCGAACTCCCCACGTCGCTCCCGACCTCCCGCTACACCGTCACCCCGCCCGTCCAGCCATGGCCGCGCCGCCTCACCGCGCGCAGCCTCGCGCGCCTCCTGCTCCGCCTCCCGACGCCGCACCTCGCCGTGCTCGCCTTCCGCCACGCGCTCTTccacgccgccccgccgctTCCCCCCTCGCTCCCCGTcttcgccgccgtcctctcccgcctccccgccgccgaccccgcccTCCTCCCCCCCGTCCTCtccgccctccgcgccgccaaCCTCCCCGCCTTCTCCGACCGCCCCTTCCTTCCCCTGCTCCGCTCGCTCCCGCCCCTCCCTTCCCTccgcctcttcctctccctcccctccttcaACTCCCACCCCTCCGTCCGCTCCTTCAACGCCCTCCTCCACTCTCTCgtctccgcccgccgcctccgtctcgccgccgcgctcttcCGCGCCGCGCCCACCAAGCTCTACATCACACCCAACCTCGTCTCCTGCAACATCCTGCTCAAGGGGCTTGTTGGCATCGGTGACCTCGATGCCGCACTCAAGGTACTCGACGAAATGCCTGGCCTGGGAATCACCCCGGATGTCGTCACCTACACCACGGTTCTCTCTGCCTACTGTGGGAAGGGGGATATTGAAGGTGCTCAGAAGCTCTTCGATGATATAATCGCTAGTGGACGTAGACCAGATGTTACGATGTACACCGTGCTCATCGACGGTTACTGCCAGTGCGGGAACCTCCAGGATGCAGCCAGAATTATGGATGAGATGGAGGCTGCTAGAGTGCAACCAAATGAGGTCACATATTCCGTGGTGATAGAAGCATGCTGCAAGGAGGAAAAACCTATTGAGGCACGCGATTTTATGCGAGAGATGCTGGGGGCAGGATATGTGCCAGACACAGCGCTAGGTGCTAAGGTGGTTGATGTGCTATGCCAGGATGGAAAATCAGAGGAGGCGTATCAATTGTGGAGATGGATGGAGAAGAAGAACGTGCCACCTGATAACATGGTCACAAGCACATTGATCTATTGGTTGTGCAAGAATGGAATGGTCCGAGAGGCGAGGAACCTGTTTGATGAGCTTGAGAGGGGTTTCAAACCAAGCTTGCTGACGTACAACTCACTTATTTCAGGATTATGTGAAAATGAAGAGCTACAGGAGGCTGGGCGGGTGTGGGATGACATGGTTGAACGAGGGTATGAACCAAATGCCATGACTTATGAGGCCTTGATCAAGGGATTATGCAAAACAGGGAAGCCAAATGAAGGGGCTACAGTCTTTGAGGAAATGGTGTCTAGAGGTTGCAAGCCAAGCAGCCTTCTTTTCCAAGTTTTGGTTGATAGTCTTTCGGAGCCAAGACATGAGGATACCATTAGAAAAATTCTTGAAACTGCAGCTTTATATGGTCGGTATTTCCTGGATGGTGATTCTTGGGAAATTTTTGTCAGGAAGGTGGTAAATGCAACTGATACTTCGAACAAGCATCTCGATTTAGTATtagatatgtga
- the LOC4339962 gene encoding oligopeptide transporter 7: MAAMASSHQEDREEEEEHSHGDDEITAPFLRPSTSRGSPELEEEENSPIEQVALTVPVSDEPETPVLTFRMWVLGTASCAVLSFLNQFFWYRKEPLTITAISAQIAVVPLGRLMAAALPERAFFRGRPWEFTLNPGPFNVKEHVLITIFANSGAGTVYAIHVITAVRVFYGKHISFFVSLLVVLTTQVLGFGWAGIFRRYLVEPAAMWWPSNLVQVSLFRALHEKEARSKGGLTRNQFFLVAFICSFAYYIFPGYLFQMLTSLSWICWVFPHSVLAQQLGSGLSGLGIGAIGLDWSTVSSYLGSPLASPWFATANVAAGFFFIMYIITPIAYWFNFYKAQNFPIFSDGLFTSTGQKYNISSIVDSHFHFDTKAYEKNGPLYLSTFFAVTYGVGFASLTATIVHVLLFHGSEIWQLSKSAFQEKRMDIHTKLMRRYKQVPEWWFVCILIANIAVTIFACEYYIEQLQLPWWGVLLACAIAFFFTLPIGIITATTNQTPGLNIITEYIMGYLYPGRPVANMCFKVYGYISMSQALTFLQDFKLGHYMKIPPRTMFMAQVVGTLIAAFVYIGTAWWLMETIPNICNTELLPSDSPWTCPGDHVFYDASVIWGLISPRRIFGDLGTYSAVNWFFLGGAIAPVLVWFAHKAFPNQNWILLINMPVLIGATGQMPPATAVNYTTWILVGFLSGYVVYRYRRDWWERHNYLLSGALDAGLAFMAVLIYLCLGLENISLNWWGNDLDGCPLASCPTAKGVVVDGCPVYT; the protein is encoded by the exons ATGGCAGCCATGGCGTCCTCCCACCAAGAAgaccgcgaggaggaggaggagcacagCCATGGCGACGACGAGATCACCGCCCCGTTCT TGCGGCCATCGACGTCGAGGGggtcgccggagttggaggaggaggagaactcGCCGATCGAGCAGGTGGCGCTGACGGTGCCGGTGAGCGACGAGCCGGAGACGCCGGTGCTGACGTTCAGGATGTGGGTGCTGGGGACGGCGTCGTGCGCGGTGCTCTCCTTCCTCAACCAGTTCTTCTGGTACCGCAAGGAGCCGCTCACCATCACCGCCATCTCGGCGCAGATCGCCGTCGTGCCGCTCGGCCGcctcatggcggcggcgctgccggagCGCGCCTTCTTCCGTGGGCGGCCGTGGGAGTTCACGCTCAACCCGGGGCCGTTCAATGTCAAGGAGCACGTGCTCATCACCATCTTCGCCAACTCCGGCGCCGGCACGGTGTACGCCATCCACGTCATCACCGCCGTCCGCGTCTTCTACGGCAAGCACATCTCCTTCTTCGtctccctcctcgtcgtcctcaccACCCAG GTGCTTGGATTCGGGTGGGCGGGAATATTCCGGCGGTATCTGGTGGAGCCGGCGGCGATGTGGTGGCCGTCCAACCTCGTGCAGGTCTCCCTCTTCAG GGCGCTTCACGAGAAGGAAGCAAGGAGCAAAGGTGGGCTGACGCGCAACCAGTTCTTCCTTGTGGCATTCATCTGCAGCTTCGCATACTACATCTTCCCAGGCTACCTGTTCCAGATGCTCACCTCCCTCTCCTGGATCTGCTGGGTCTTCCCCCACTCTGTGCTTGCACAGCAGCTCGGCTCAGGTCTCAGTGGCCTTGGCATTGGCGCGATCGGTCTCGACTGGTCCACCGTCTCCTCCTACCTCGGGAGTCCTCTTGCTAGCCCATGGTTTGCCACTGCAAATGTTGCTGCTggcttcttcttcatcatgtaCATAATCACACCGATTGCTTACTGGTTCAATTTCTACAAGGCACAAAACTTCCCCATATTTTCTGATGGTCTCTTCACCTCAACTGGCCAAAAGTACAATATCTCAAGCATTGTTGATTCTCATTTCCATTTCGACACAAAGGCCTACGAGAAGAATGGTCCACTATACCTCAGCACTTTCTTTGCTGTCACATATGGCGTTGGTTTTGCATCCCTTACCGCAACAATTGTTCATGTTCTCCTCTTCCACGGAAG TGAAATATGGCAATTAAGTAAATCAGCTTTCCAAGAAAAAAGGATGGACATACATACAAAACTTATGAGGAGATATAAGCAGGTTCCTGAGTGGTGGTTTGTCTGCATCCTCATTGCTAACATTGCCGTCACCATATTTGCTTGTGAATACTACATTGAGCAACTCCAGTTGCCCTGGTGGGGTGTTTTACTTGCATGTGCCATTGCCTTCTTCTTCACCCTCCCAATTGGGATAATTACAGCAACAACGAACCAG ACTCCAGGCTTGAACATCATCACAGAGTATATCATGGGGTACTTGTACCCTGGACGACCGGTAGCAAATATGTGTTTCAAGGTATATGGTTACATCAGCATGAGCCAGGCCCTGACATTTCTTCAAGATTTTAAGTTGGGTCACTACATGAAGATTCCACCAAGGACCATGTTTATGGCTCAG GTGGTGGGAACTTTGATTGCAGCATTTGTGTACATTGGAACGGCATGGTGGCTGATGGAGACAATTCCCAACATCTGTAACACTGAGCTCCTCCCATCAGATAGCCCTTGGACCTGCCCAGGAGATCATGTGTTCTATGATGCATCAGTCATATGGGGTCTTATTAGCCCACGCAGAATATTTGGGGACTTAGGCACCTACTCGGCGGTAAACTGGTTCTTTTTGGGTGGAGCTATTGCCCCTGTCCTTGTCTGGTTTGCACACAAGGCATTCCCAAACCAGAACTGGATCTTGCTCATAAACATGCCTGTGCTGATTGGTGCCACTGGCCAGATGCCGCCTGCCACTGCCGTCAACTACACAACATGGATACTTGTTGGTTTCTTGTCAGGTTATGTGGTCTATAGATATCGACGTGACTGGTGGGAGCGGCACAATTATCTGCTTTCAGGTGCATTGGATGCTGGTTTGGCATTCATGGCTGTTTTGATTTACTTGTGCCTAGGCTTGGAGAACATCAGTTTGAACTGGTGGGGCAATGACTTGGATGGATGTCCTCTGGCTTCTTGCCCCACTGCTAAAGGTGTAGTTGTTGACGGATGCCCAGTCTATACTTGA
- the LOC4339963 gene encoding oligopeptide transporter 7 isoform X2, translating into MMLHHEASVQQAREEEEELDHHGDPMITSPLLRPSTSGSSPENGEEENSPVELVALTVPVSDEPETPVLTFRMWVLGTASCAVLSFLNQFFWYRKEPLTITAISAQIAVVPLGRLMAATLPEHAFFRGRPWEFTLNPGPFNVKEHVLITIFANSGAGTVYAIHVITGVRVFYGKTLSFFISLLVVLTTQMLGFGWAGIFRRYLVEPASMWWPSNLVQVSLFSALHEKEARRKGGLTRNQFFLVAFVCSFAYYIFPGYLFQMLTSLSWICWVFPSSVLAQQLGSGLRGLGVGAIGLDWSSISSYLGSPLASPWFATVNVGVGFFIVMYIITPIAYWFNFYKAQNFPIFSDGLFTSTGQKYNVSSIVDSHFHFDTKAYEKNGPLYLSTSLLVTYGVGFATLAATIVHALLFHGSEIWLLSKSAFQEKRMDIHTKLMRRYKQVPEWWFICILIANIGTTIFACEYYNEELQLPWWGVLFACSIAFFFTLPIGIIKATTNQTPGLNVITEYIIGYLYPGRPVANMCFKVYGYISMKQALAFLEDFKLGHYMKIPPRTMFMAQVVGTSIAAFVYIGTAWWLMETIPNICNTELLPSDSPWTCPGDHVFYDASVTWGLISPRRIFGDLGTYSALNWFFLCGAIAPLLVWFAHKTFPGQNWILLIKTPVLIGATFQMPPATAVNYTTWILVGFLSGYVVYRYRRDWWERHNYLLSGALDAGLAFMAVLIYLCLGLEDISLNWWGNDLDGCPLASCPTAKGIVVKGCAVYT; encoded by the exons ATGATGCTCCACCACGAAGCAAGTGTGCAACAAGcgcgagaggaagaagaagagcttGATCACCATGGCGATCCGATGATCACCTCCCCTCTCT TGCGACCATCGACGTCGGGCAGCTCGCCGGAgaatggagaggaggagaacTCACCGGTGGAGCTGGTGGCGCTGACGGTGCCAGTGAGCGACGAGCCGGAGACGCCGGTGCTGACGTTCAGGATGTGGGTGCTGGGGACGGCGTCGTGCGCGGTGCTCTCCTTCCTTAACCAGTTCTTCTGGTACCGCAAGGAGCCGCTCACCATCACCGCCATCTCCGCGCAGATCGCCGTCGTGCCGCTCGGCCGCCTCATGGCGGCGACGCTGCCGGAGCACGCCTTCTTCCGTGGCCGGCCGTGGGAGTTCACGCTTAATCCGGGGCCGTTCAATGTCAAGGAGCACGTGCTCATCACCATCTTCGCCAACTCCGGCGCCGGCACCGTCTATGCCATCCACGTCATCACCGGCGTCCGTGTCTTCTACGGGAAAACCCTCTccttcttcatctccctccttgTCGTCCTCACAACACAG ATGCTGGGGTTCGGCTGGGCGGGAATATTCCGGCGTTATCTTGTTGAGCCGGCGTCTATGTGGTGGCCATCCAACCTAGTGCAGGTCTCTCTGTTCAG CGCACTTCATGAGAAGGAAGCACGGAGAAAAGGTGGCTTGACGCGGAACCAGTTCTTCCTGGTGGCATTCGTCTGCAGCTTTGCATACTACATCTTCCCAGGCTACCTATTCCAGATGCTCACCTCCCTCTCCTGGATCTGCTGGGTCTTCCCCAGCTCTGTCCTTGCCCAACAGCTTGGTTCAGGTCTCCGAGGCCTCGGCGTTGGTGCAATCGGTCTCGACTGGTCATCTATCTCCTCCTACCTTGGGAGCCCTCTTGCTAGCCCATGGTTTGCCACTGTAAATGTTGGTGTTGGCTTCTTCATCGTCATGTACATAATCACACCAATTGCATACTGGTTTAATTTCTACAAGGCACAAAATTTCCCCATATTTTCTGATGGCCTCTTCACCTCGACTGGGCAAAAATACAATGTATCAAGCATTGTTGACTCCCATTTCCATTTTGACACCAAGGCCTATGAGAAGAATGGGCCACTATACCTCAGTACTTCCCTTCTTGTCACATACGGTGTTGGTTTTGCAACCCTTGCTGCAACAATTGTTCATGCTCTCCTCTTCCATGGaag TGAAATTTGGCTATTAAGTAAATCAGCTTTTCAAGAAAAAAGGATGGACATACACACGAAACTTATGAGGAGATATAAACAGGTCCCTGAGTGGTGGTTCATATGCATCCTTATTGCTAACATCGGAACGACCATATTTGCTTGTGAATACTACAATGAGGAACTCCAATTGCCCTGGTGGGGTGTTTTGTTTGCATGCTCCATTGCCTTTTTCTTCACCCTCCCAATAGGGATAATCAAAGCAACAACAAATCAG ACTCCAGGCCTGAATGTCATCACGGAGTACATTATTGGGTATCTGTACCCTGGACGACCCGTTGCAAATATGTGCTTCAAGGTATATGGTTACATCAGCATGAAACAAGCTTTGGCATTTCTTGAAGATTTTAAGCTGGGTCACTACATGAAGATTCCACCGAGGACAATGTTTATGGCTCAG GTGGTGGGAACTTCAATTGCAGCATTTGTGTATATTGGCACAGCATGGTGGCTAATGGAGACAATCCCCAACATCTGCAACACTGAGCTCCTCCCGTCAGATAGCCCTTGGACCTGCCCAGGTGACCATGTATTCTATGATGCATCAGTCACATGGGGACTTATTAGCCCGCGCAGGATATTTGGGGACTTAGGCACTTATTCAGCTCTAAATTGGTTCTTTTTGTGTGGAGCTATTGCCCCTCTACTTGTCTGGTTTGCACACAAGACATTCCCAGGCCAGAACTGGATCTTACTCATCAAGACGCCTGTACTAATTGGTGCCACCTTCCAGATGCCTCCTGCTACTGCCGTCAACTACACGACTTGGATACTTGTTGGGTTCTTGTCAGGTTATGTGGTCTATAGATATCGACGTGATTGGTGGGAGAGACACAATTATCTGCTTTCAGGTGCACTGGATGCTGGTTTGGCTTTCATGGCGGTCTTAATTTACTTGTGCTTAGGCTTGGAGGACATCAGTCTGAACTGGTGGGGAAATGACTTGGATGGGTGTCCTTTGGCTTCTTGTCCCACTGCTAAAGGTATAGTTGTCAAGGGATGTGCAGTCTATACTTGA
- the LOC4339963 gene encoding oligopeptide transporter 7 isoform X1 codes for MMLHHEASVQQAREEEEELDHHGDPMITSPLLRPSTSGSSPENGEEENSPVELVALTVPVSDEPETPVLTFRMWVLGTASCAVLSFLNQFFWYRKEPLTITAISAQIAVVPLGRLMAATLPEHAFFRGRPWEFTLNPGPFNVKEHVLITIFANSGAGTVYAIHVITGVRVFYGKTLSFFISLLVVLTTQYHQMLGFGWAGIFRRYLVEPASMWWPSNLVQVSLFSALHEKEARRKGGLTRNQFFLVAFVCSFAYYIFPGYLFQMLTSLSWICWVFPSSVLAQQLGSGLRGLGVGAIGLDWSSISSYLGSPLASPWFATVNVGVGFFIVMYIITPIAYWFNFYKAQNFPIFSDGLFTSTGQKYNVSSIVDSHFHFDTKAYEKNGPLYLSTSLLVTYGVGFATLAATIVHALLFHGSEIWLLSKSAFQEKRMDIHTKLMRRYKQVPEWWFICILIANIGTTIFACEYYNEELQLPWWGVLFACSIAFFFTLPIGIIKATTNQTPGLNVITEYIIGYLYPGRPVANMCFKVYGYISMKQALAFLEDFKLGHYMKIPPRTMFMAQVVGTSIAAFVYIGTAWWLMETIPNICNTELLPSDSPWTCPGDHVFYDASVTWGLISPRRIFGDLGTYSALNWFFLCGAIAPLLVWFAHKTFPGQNWILLIKTPVLIGATFQMPPATAVNYTTWILVGFLSGYVVYRYRRDWWERHNYLLSGALDAGLAFMAVLIYLCLGLEDISLNWWGNDLDGCPLASCPTAKGIVVKGCAVYT; via the exons ATGATGCTCCACCACGAAGCAAGTGTGCAACAAGcgcgagaggaagaagaagagcttGATCACCATGGCGATCCGATGATCACCTCCCCTCTCT TGCGACCATCGACGTCGGGCAGCTCGCCGGAgaatggagaggaggagaacTCACCGGTGGAGCTGGTGGCGCTGACGGTGCCAGTGAGCGACGAGCCGGAGACGCCGGTGCTGACGTTCAGGATGTGGGTGCTGGGGACGGCGTCGTGCGCGGTGCTCTCCTTCCTTAACCAGTTCTTCTGGTACCGCAAGGAGCCGCTCACCATCACCGCCATCTCCGCGCAGATCGCCGTCGTGCCGCTCGGCCGCCTCATGGCGGCGACGCTGCCGGAGCACGCCTTCTTCCGTGGCCGGCCGTGGGAGTTCACGCTTAATCCGGGGCCGTTCAATGTCAAGGAGCACGTGCTCATCACCATCTTCGCCAACTCCGGCGCCGGCACCGTCTATGCCATCCACGTCATCACCGGCGTCCGTGTCTTCTACGGGAAAACCCTCTccttcttcatctccctccttgTCGTCCTCACAACACAG TACCATCAGATGCTGGGGTTCGGCTGGGCGGGAATATTCCGGCGTTATCTTGTTGAGCCGGCGTCTATGTGGTGGCCATCCAACCTAGTGCAGGTCTCTCTGTTCAG CGCACTTCATGAGAAGGAAGCACGGAGAAAAGGTGGCTTGACGCGGAACCAGTTCTTCCTGGTGGCATTCGTCTGCAGCTTTGCATACTACATCTTCCCAGGCTACCTATTCCAGATGCTCACCTCCCTCTCCTGGATCTGCTGGGTCTTCCCCAGCTCTGTCCTTGCCCAACAGCTTGGTTCAGGTCTCCGAGGCCTCGGCGTTGGTGCAATCGGTCTCGACTGGTCATCTATCTCCTCCTACCTTGGGAGCCCTCTTGCTAGCCCATGGTTTGCCACTGTAAATGTTGGTGTTGGCTTCTTCATCGTCATGTACATAATCACACCAATTGCATACTGGTTTAATTTCTACAAGGCACAAAATTTCCCCATATTTTCTGATGGCCTCTTCACCTCGACTGGGCAAAAATACAATGTATCAAGCATTGTTGACTCCCATTTCCATTTTGACACCAAGGCCTATGAGAAGAATGGGCCACTATACCTCAGTACTTCCCTTCTTGTCACATACGGTGTTGGTTTTGCAACCCTTGCTGCAACAATTGTTCATGCTCTCCTCTTCCATGGaag TGAAATTTGGCTATTAAGTAAATCAGCTTTTCAAGAAAAAAGGATGGACATACACACGAAACTTATGAGGAGATATAAACAGGTCCCTGAGTGGTGGTTCATATGCATCCTTATTGCTAACATCGGAACGACCATATTTGCTTGTGAATACTACAATGAGGAACTCCAATTGCCCTGGTGGGGTGTTTTGTTTGCATGCTCCATTGCCTTTTTCTTCACCCTCCCAATAGGGATAATCAAAGCAACAACAAATCAG ACTCCAGGCCTGAATGTCATCACGGAGTACATTATTGGGTATCTGTACCCTGGACGACCCGTTGCAAATATGTGCTTCAAGGTATATGGTTACATCAGCATGAAACAAGCTTTGGCATTTCTTGAAGATTTTAAGCTGGGTCACTACATGAAGATTCCACCGAGGACAATGTTTATGGCTCAG GTGGTGGGAACTTCAATTGCAGCATTTGTGTATATTGGCACAGCATGGTGGCTAATGGAGACAATCCCCAACATCTGCAACACTGAGCTCCTCCCGTCAGATAGCCCTTGGACCTGCCCAGGTGACCATGTATTCTATGATGCATCAGTCACATGGGGACTTATTAGCCCGCGCAGGATATTTGGGGACTTAGGCACTTATTCAGCTCTAAATTGGTTCTTTTTGTGTGGAGCTATTGCCCCTCTACTTGTCTGGTTTGCACACAAGACATTCCCAGGCCAGAACTGGATCTTACTCATCAAGACGCCTGTACTAATTGGTGCCACCTTCCAGATGCCTCCTGCTACTGCCGTCAACTACACGACTTGGATACTTGTTGGGTTCTTGTCAGGTTATGTGGTCTATAGATATCGACGTGATTGGTGGGAGAGACACAATTATCTGCTTTCAGGTGCACTGGATGCTGGTTTGGCTTTCATGGCGGTCTTAATTTACTTGTGCTTAGGCTTGGAGGACATCAGTCTGAACTGGTGGGGAAATGACTTGGATGGGTGTCCTTTGGCTTCTTGTCCCACTGCTAAAGGTATAGTTGTCAAGGGATGTGCAGTCTATACTTGA